The Hahella sp. HNIBRBA332 genome window below encodes:
- the bla gene encoding class A beta-lactamase, whose product MSFWVSRRRLTVLLGSACVGGLLMFSGVSVAADKSVQLEKVFAKLEDRLEARMGVMVLDTQTGRTWEQRGQERFPLCSTFKVLACAALLAKVDAGEENLARRVQIQARDIVTYSPVTKDRIGGEGMTLGELCQAAMTKSDNTAANLVLKAVGGPPKLTEYLRGLGDETTRLDRWETELNEATPGDPRDTTSPAAMASTLQKLFLNSPLSSASRQQLTAWFLANETGDAKLRAGLPQDWRIGDRTGGGAYGSTNDVAVIWPQGREPLIVTVYITETEAAFDDRNKAIADIGRAVGAAFQP is encoded by the coding sequence ATGAGTTTTTGGGTGTCGCGTCGTCGTTTGACGGTGTTACTGGGATCGGCGTGCGTAGGCGGTCTGCTGATGTTTTCCGGCGTCAGCGTGGCGGCGGATAAATCCGTTCAGCTGGAAAAGGTGTTTGCGAAGCTGGAAGACCGGCTGGAAGCGCGAATGGGAGTGATGGTGCTGGACACGCAGACAGGCCGGACTTGGGAGCAGCGCGGACAAGAGCGTTTCCCGCTGTGCAGTACGTTTAAAGTGCTGGCCTGCGCGGCGTTGTTGGCGAAAGTGGACGCCGGTGAGGAGAATCTGGCGCGTCGCGTACAGATTCAAGCCCGAGACATCGTCACCTATTCGCCCGTTACCAAAGACCGTATCGGCGGGGAGGGAATGACGCTGGGAGAACTGTGTCAGGCGGCTATGACTAAAAGCGATAATACGGCGGCCAATCTGGTGCTGAAAGCCGTCGGCGGTCCGCCCAAACTGACCGAGTACCTGCGTGGTCTGGGGGATGAAACCACTCGTCTGGATCGCTGGGAAACCGAGCTGAATGAGGCGACGCCGGGCGACCCGCGCGATACAACCTCTCCCGCGGCGATGGCGTCTACGTTGCAAAAGCTTTTTTTGAACTCTCCGTTGTCATCGGCGTCCCGTCAGCAACTGACGGCCTGGTTTCTCGCGAACGAAACTGGCGACGCCAAGTTGCGCGCAGGCCTGCCGCAAGACTGGCGCATCGGAGATCGTACTGGCGGCGGCGCCTATGGCTCCACCAATGATGTGGCGGTGATCTGGCCGCAGGGGCGTGAGCCTCTGATTGTGACGGTGTATATCACAGAGACTGAAGCGGCTTTTGATGATCGCAACAAGGCGATTGCCGATATCGGCCGAGCAGTGGGTGCGGCGTTTCAGCCCTGA
- a CDS encoding pyridoxal phosphate-dependent aminotransferase — protein sequence MHEIKKSNKLLHVCYEIRGQVLQEAKRLEEEGHRILKLNIGNPAPFGFDVPEEIQQDVIYNLSHAQGYADSKGLFAARKAVQHYTQQCGIANVDIEDIYLGNGVSELIVMAMQALLNTNDEVLIPAPDYPLWTAAVTLSSGRAVHYRCDEQSDWFPDIADIESKITERTKAIVIINPNNPTGAVYSRELLQQIVELARRHRLIVLADEIYDKILYDEAEHTCIASLADDLLFLTFNGLSKNYRAAGYRAGWLIVSGAKLRAGDYIEGLTMLSSMRLCSNVPAQLGIQTALGGYQSINDLVAPGGRLREQRDTAYNLISQIPGVSCVKPRGAMYLFPKIDPKVLTIHNDEKMVLDLLRQERILIVQGSAFNQPDTQHFRLVFLPRVDELEGAVSRISHFLQGYEQ from the coding sequence ATGCATGAAATCAAGAAATCAAATAAGTTGCTCCACGTCTGTTATGAAATTCGCGGACAAGTGCTCCAGGAAGCAAAACGCCTGGAAGAAGAAGGCCATCGAATCCTGAAACTCAATATCGGCAACCCCGCCCCATTCGGGTTTGACGTTCCGGAAGAGATCCAGCAAGACGTTATTTACAACCTCAGCCATGCGCAAGGTTATGCGGATTCTAAAGGTCTGTTCGCCGCGCGCAAGGCGGTGCAGCATTACACCCAGCAATGCGGCATCGCTAACGTGGATATCGAGGATATTTACCTGGGCAATGGCGTCAGCGAGCTGATCGTCATGGCGATGCAGGCGTTGTTGAACACCAATGACGAAGTGCTGATTCCAGCGCCGGATTACCCCCTATGGACCGCCGCCGTTACTTTGTCCAGCGGCCGCGCCGTCCATTACCGCTGTGATGAGCAATCGGACTGGTTCCCAGACATTGCGGATATCGAAAGCAAGATTACCGAACGCACCAAGGCGATCGTTATTATTAACCCCAACAATCCCACTGGCGCCGTCTATTCACGGGAATTGTTGCAACAAATCGTGGAGCTGGCGCGTCGCCATCGCCTGATCGTTCTTGCTGACGAGATTTACGACAAGATTCTCTATGATGAAGCGGAGCACACTTGCATCGCCTCGTTGGCGGACGATCTGTTATTCCTGACCTTCAACGGCCTGTCCAAGAACTATCGGGCGGCGGGTTATCGCGCCGGCTGGCTGATCGTCAGCGGCGCTAAACTGCGCGCTGGAGATTATATTGAAGGCCTGACCATGCTCAGCTCCATGCGTTTGTGCTCCAACGTGCCGGCGCAATTAGGCATTCAGACCGCATTGGGCGGCTACCAGAGCATCAACGATCTGGTAGCCCCAGGCGGACGCCTGCGGGAACAGCGCGACACCGCCTACAACCTGATTTCGCAGATCCCTGGGGTCAGTTGCGTCAAGCCGCGCGGAGCCATGTACCTCTTTCCCAAAATTGATCCCAAGGTATTGACCATCCACAATGATGAAAAAATGGTGCTGGACCTGCTGCGTCAGGAACGCATTCTGATCGTTCAGGGTTCCGCCTTTAATCAGCCGGACACTCAGCATTTCCGCCTGGTGTTCCTGCCAAGGGTGGATGAACTGGAGGGCGCGGTCAGCCGCATCAGCCACTTCCTGCAAGGCTACGAACAGTAA